The Solibacillus sp. FSL W7-1436 genome window below encodes:
- the istA gene encoding IS21 family transposase yields MISLEKKQLVLIEYYQHNTSQRQIAEKLNMSRNTVKKYIEQDLAARQQDTRNLPITDNYVTPPAYKKRKGKKRALTNTVMKRIREMMKQNENKREVNMHKQQLKIIDIHDKLLDEGFKIGYTTVRNFVNREEKKQKEVFIRQEPKVGREIEFDWGEVKLFIDGKLRSFSMAVFTLAYSNDRFARLYESETMVCVQDAHVKCIEALGFVPHVFTYDNMRTVVKNFIGYDRFITDGMKSLSLHYHFQIRLCQPRKGNEKGHVERSVEYIRRKAFAHRDTFVSLEEAQEYLVSIIKKLNGRVHYLKEKTHHELMLEEKAERAGSLTVAPFDPAELVELRVDKYSTVTYRYNRYSVPEGHVGEYIKLKARAEEVLLFSEGECITKHKRSWQVHAWVMNIYHYLNTLEKKKGALAQSECLSQAPKDIKNIYHRYYIGNEKDFLELLVYVKERDCLTRVLEVITELEKNPLVHLTTEKIIFLAEQSAEVRTVLTGQDDVTSQSLDNLSSLAALFHSKGTGVIH; encoded by the coding sequence GTGATCAGTTTGGAGAAAAAGCAATTGGTATTGATTGAGTACTACCAGCACAATACAAGTCAGCGTCAAATTGCAGAGAAGCTTAATATGTCACGAAATACTGTTAAGAAATATATCGAACAAGACTTAGCGGCAAGACAACAAGATACAAGGAATTTACCGATTACAGATAATTACGTTACGCCTCCGGCATATAAAAAGCGTAAGGGAAAAAAGAGAGCTTTAACAAATACGGTGATGAAGCGTATTCGCGAGATGATGAAACAGAATGAAAATAAGCGTGAAGTAAATATGCATAAGCAGCAATTAAAGATTATTGATATACATGACAAACTTTTAGATGAAGGTTTTAAAATCGGCTATACAACAGTTCGCAATTTCGTGAATCGTGAGGAAAAGAAGCAAAAGGAAGTATTCATCCGACAAGAGCCTAAAGTTGGTCGTGAAATTGAGTTTGATTGGGGAGAAGTAAAGTTATTTATCGATGGAAAACTAAGAAGTTTTTCAATGGCAGTATTTACTTTAGCCTATAGTAACGATCGCTTTGCGCGACTCTACGAATCAGAAACAATGGTTTGTGTACAGGATGCACACGTAAAATGTATCGAAGCTTTAGGCTTTGTGCCACACGTTTTTACATACGACAATATGCGTACAGTTGTCAAAAACTTTATCGGTTATGACCGCTTTATTACCGACGGTATGAAAAGTTTATCCTTGCATTATCATTTTCAAATACGACTTTGTCAGCCTCGTAAAGGCAATGAGAAAGGCCATGTGGAGCGAAGCGTGGAATACATACGTCGTAAAGCATTTGCGCATCGAGATACGTTTGTTTCTTTAGAAGAGGCACAGGAGTATTTAGTTTCTATTATCAAAAAATTAAATGGTCGCGTTCATTATTTGAAAGAGAAAACACATCATGAATTGATGTTGGAAGAAAAAGCTGAACGAGCTGGCAGTTTAACAGTGGCACCGTTCGACCCTGCAGAATTAGTGGAACTACGTGTGGATAAATATAGTACGGTTACCTACCGTTACAATCGCTACTCTGTACCAGAGGGGCATGTAGGAGAATACATTAAGTTAAAAGCTCGTGCAGAGGAAGTGCTTCTATTTAGCGAAGGTGAATGCATCACGAAGCATAAACGAAGCTGGCAAGTTCATGCCTGGGTGATGAATATCTACCACTATTTAAACACCTTGGAAAAGAAAAAAGGTGCCTTAGCCCAAAGTGAATGTTTGAGCCAAGCACCAAAAGATATAAAAAATATCTACCACCGCTATTATATCGGAAATGAAAAAGATTTTCTAGAACTACTTGTTTATGTCAAAGAACGAGATTGCCTAACAAGAGTACTAGAAGTCATTACTGAACTAGAAAAGAACCCTTTGGTTCATCTAACAACAGAAAAAATCATTTTCTTAGCAGAACAGTCAGCTGAAGTACGTACTGTTCTAACTGGCCAAGATGATGTCACCAGTCAATCTTTAGATAATCTATCTTCATTAGCAGCATTATTTCATTCTAAAGGAACAGGAGTGATTCATTAA
- the istB gene encoding IS21-like element helper ATPase IstB, translating to MDKQKEMIEMCKELRLPSIRSLLEQEALFEQHTTPADFLYFALKQEMEDRYVRAKANRIRLANFPEKKLLEELDVEALPQNAAVRLPHLKELKFIQEKQNVLLIGSPGTGKTHLAIGLGIEACLAGYKVYFTSVASLVNQLKESRSARTLRSFELKFEKYDLVIIDELGYISFDKEGAELLFTHLSLRAGRAATIITSNLTFERWEEVFHDPVLTSALTDRLTHRAHIINMIGGSYRILETKEWIEQSNF from the coding sequence ATGGACAAGCAAAAAGAAATGATTGAAATGTGTAAAGAATTACGTTTACCAAGTATTCGTTCTTTACTTGAACAAGAAGCATTATTTGAACAACATACAACCCCGGCTGACTTTCTCTATTTCGCTTTAAAACAGGAAATGGAGGACCGTTACGTACGAGCAAAAGCTAATCGAATTCGATTAGCCAACTTCCCAGAGAAAAAGCTATTAGAGGAATTAGATGTAGAGGCACTGCCGCAAAATGCGGCGGTTCGCCTTCCTCATTTGAAGGAACTAAAGTTTATACAGGAGAAGCAAAATGTATTATTAATTGGCTCACCTGGTACCGGTAAAACCCATCTTGCGATTGGATTAGGCATTGAAGCCTGTTTAGCGGGCTATAAAGTGTATTTCACAAGTGTAGCATCACTTGTGAATCAATTAAAGGAAAGCCGTTCTGCGAGAACATTGCGCTCCTTTGAACTAAAATTTGAGAAGTATGATTTAGTCATCATCGATGAACTCGGGTACATTTCATTCGATAAAGAAGGAGCAGAACTTCTGTTCACGCACTTATCGTTACGTGCCGGTCGAGCAGCGACAATTATAACAAGTAATCTAACGTTTGAACGCTGGGAAGAAGTATTCCACGATCCAGTATTAACATCAGCTTTAACCGATCGACTCACGCATCGAGCGCACATCATCAACATGATTGGTGGCTCCTATCGAATTTTAGAAACGAAAGAATGGATCGAACAGAGCAATTTTTAG
- a CDS encoding transposase: MTIVKQISLFDIQELFEMESSHRFDAIFSTFDVQPIFQLFSKKTFRGAPRECNYGAMIQSLMVRIVERIPTIKDLVKRLVNDPLFRLDCGFLVSDSVPSEASYSRMIHVISQSDIMDSMQDQLVLMAFTEGFLDDLNIAHDATHFEARDASKSSQKKETAPKKRGRKSKEERAAWLAEQAEIEANLTTYEKKLAAQLTIPTNTLWQDIPLEPNWGIKKNSDGKNTFWYGFKGHLAVSTKSQYIVASLMSSGNLSDSKAAIPLLKKVNDLMPNRFTTAIFDAGYDYEPIYRQALNQTMRVVIPYNVRREGEMVGFDAHFRPTCVREHSYCYDSFDEKYKALKFTRPKECATCPLRDDSLCQKVFKIKCETDIRKYTNPARGSDLWKKLYKERTAVERVNAYLKQYFQLNNVRHKTGRKAKFHFNLVTFIYNACKLAVDRINAQLNKLQVAA, from the coding sequence ATGACTATTGTAAAACAAATTAGCCTGTTTGACATCCAGGAATTATTCGAAATGGAAAGTTCGCATCGATTTGATGCAATTTTCTCCACTTTCGATGTACAACCGATCTTTCAGCTCTTTTCTAAAAAGACATTTCGTGGCGCTCCACGCGAATGTAACTACGGTGCGATGATTCAATCACTCATGGTTCGAATCGTCGAACGTATTCCAACAATAAAGGACTTAGTCAAACGTTTAGTCAACGATCCTTTATTTCGCTTAGATTGTGGCTTTCTCGTTTCAGATTCTGTTCCATCTGAAGCTTCTTATTCACGTATGATTCACGTGATTAGTCAATCAGATATCATGGATTCTATGCAGGATCAATTAGTTTTAATGGCCTTTACCGAAGGCTTTTTAGATGACCTAAACATTGCCCATGATGCCACACATTTTGAAGCCCGTGATGCATCCAAGTCTTCTCAGAAAAAAGAAACAGCGCCGAAAAAACGTGGGCGTAAATCAAAAGAAGAGCGTGCTGCCTGGCTCGCTGAACAAGCCGAAATCGAAGCCAACTTAACGACTTATGAAAAGAAACTGGCTGCACAGCTAACGATTCCAACGAATACACTTTGGCAAGACATCCCTCTTGAGCCGAACTGGGGAATCAAGAAAAATAGCGACGGTAAAAATACGTTCTGGTATGGCTTTAAAGGTCATTTAGCCGTGTCCACGAAAAGCCAATATATCGTCGCTTCTCTGATGTCCTCAGGAAATCTGAGCGATAGTAAAGCAGCGATTCCATTGCTTAAAAAGGTGAATGACCTCATGCCCAACCGTTTTACGACAGCGATTTTCGATGCGGGCTACGACTATGAACCGATTTATCGTCAGGCACTCAACCAAACGATGCGTGTTGTCATTCCCTATAATGTACGCCGAGAAGGTGAAATGGTCGGATTTGATGCACATTTCCGTCCAACTTGTGTACGTGAACATAGCTACTGTTATGATAGTTTCGATGAGAAGTACAAGGCATTGAAATTTACACGCCCGAAGGAATGTGCAACCTGTCCATTACGTGATGATTCGCTCTGTCAAAAGGTGTTTAAAATCAAGTGTGAAACCGATATTCGAAAATATACGAATCCAGCACGTGGCTCAGATTTATGGAAAAAGCTTTATAAAGAACGCACGGCAGTAGAACGTGTAAATGCGTATTTAAAACAATACTTTCAGTTAAACAACGTCCGTCACAAAACAGGGAGAAAGGCAAAGTTCCATTTCAATCTCGTGACGTTTATTTATAATGCCTGCAAGTTAGCAGTCGATCGTATCAACGCGCAATTAAATAAATTACAAGTAGCTGCTTAA